The sequence below is a genomic window from Mycobacterium sp. ITM-2016-00316.
GTTCGTTGCGATGATCTTCGCTGCCGGCATCCTGGTGGCCGCCGGTGTGCTCGACGATGCGGCCGCAGGCGCCCCCACCGGCACCCAGATGGGCGCCTACGTGGCCGGCTTCATACTGCTGTTCATCCTGTCCGGGCTGGGCAACGGATCCACCTACAAGATGATCCCGTCGATCTTCGAGGCGAAGGCCCAGAACCACGACGAGTGGAGCAAGGACGAGAAGGCCGCCTGGTCGCGCAGCATGTCCGGGGCCCTGATCGGGTTTGCCGGTGCGGTGGGAGCCCTGGGCGGGGTGTTCATCAACATCGTGCTGCGGATGTCCTATGTCAGCGACGCCAAATCGGCCACCAACGCGTTCTGGGTGTTCCTCGGCTTCTACGTGGTGTGCGCGTTCGTCACCTGGTTCGTCTTCCTGCGGATGGGTGCCGCACGTCAGACGGCGAAGGATGACCTGCTGCCCGAGCAGGCAGTCACCGCTTGACCTGCCGATCCATCGGCAACACGACGCCTCACAGCGGGCTCACCGAGGGGGTGAGCCCGCTGTGAGGTCGAGTTTTCTTCGCGATAACGTCGGCTCAAAGGAACCGGAACAGTGCCCGCGCAGGATGGTCGGATGACGCCGACCGCGGGAGAGACGACGCGTACCGCGTGTTCGTACTGCGGTGTGGGATGCGGCATCGAGGTCACCACGGCGCCGGATGCGGTGACCGGGCTCCCCGTCATCGCCAGGGTCAGCGGGGACAGGCTGCATCCCACCAACTTCGGCAGGCTGTGCACCAAGGGCGCCACCCACGCCGAGATGATGGCCGCCACCGACGGCCGGCTGACCACTGCGCTGGTGCGCGGGGCGCGCGGCGGCGAAGCCATGCCGGTGCCGGTGGACGCGGCCGTGGCCGAGGCGGGCCGGCGGTTGCGGGCCATCGTCGACGAGCACGGGCCCGATGCCGTTGCGTTGTACGTGTCCGGCCAGATGTCCATCGAGGCGCAGTATCTGGCGACCAAACTGGCCAAGGGCTATCTGCGCACCGTGCACATCGAGTCGAACTCCCGGCTGTGCATGGCGAGCGCAGGAACCGGATACAAGCAGTCCCTCGGTGCGGACGGCCCGCCGGGGTCCTACACCGATTTCGACTCGGCCGACCTGTTCTTCGTGATCGGTGCGAACATGGCCGACTGCCATCCGATCCTGTTCTTGCGGATGGCAGACCGGATCAAATCCGGTGCCAAGCTCATCGTGGTGGACCCGCGGCGCACCGCGACCGCGGACAAGGCCGACCTGTACCTGGCGATCAAACCCGGCACCGATCTGGCGCTGCTCAACGGACTGTTGCACCTGCTCGTCCAGAACGGCGACATCGACCACGATTTCATCGCCGAACACACCGAGGGCTGGGACGCGATGCCGGCCTTCCTGGCCGACTACCCGCCCGAGCGCGTCGCCGAGATCACCGGGATCCCCGAGGCCGACATCCGCACCGCCGCCGCGATGATCGCGGAATCGGGGGAGTGGATGACCTGCTGGACCATGGGGCTCAACCAGAGCACACACGGCACCTGGAACACCAACGCCATCTGCAATCTGCACCTCGCGACCGGAGCGATCTGTCGGCCCGGAAGCGGTCCGATGTCACTGACCGGACAGCCCAACGCCATGGGTGGTCGCGAGATGGGCTATATGGGACCGGGGCTCCCCGGCCAGCGTGCGGTGCTGTCGGCCGAGGACCGGCAATTCTGCGAGCAGCAGTGGGGGCTGGACCCCGGCACGATCCGTTCCGATGTCGGCCCCGGCACCATCGCGATGTTCGAGCAGGCGGCCGCCGGGGAGATCAAGGCCTGCTGGATCATCTGCACCAATCCCGTTGCCACCGTGCCGAATCGAGCGACCGTCATCACCGGACTCGAGACGGCCGAACTGGTGATCACCCAAGACGCCTACGTCGACACGGCCACCAACCGCTACGCCGACATCATGCTGCCCGCCGCGCTCTGGGCCGAGACCGATGCCGTCATGGTCAACTCCGAGCGCAACCTCACACTGCTGCAGCAGTCGGTCCCGCCCGTCGGGGACGCCCGGGCGGACTGGGAACTGATCTGCGGCGTCGCCGAATACCTGGGCTTCGGTGAGGATTTCGCCTACAAGTCGGGCTCGGAGATCTTCGACGAGATCCGCCGGTTCGCCAACCCCCGCACCGGATATGACCTGCGTGGGGCCAGTTATGAGCGGCTGCGGGACACCCCGCTGCAGTGGCCCTGCCCGCCCGAGGGGGAGGCCACGACCACAGATGGCCGGAATCCCATCCGCTACCTGAACGACGGGGTGTCCCAGACCCTGCACGTCGAGGAGAACGGGCACCGGCCGCGGCTGGCCTTCGCGACACCGACCCGGCGGGCGCAGTTCTTCGCCCGCCCGCACATGGACGCCCGCGAGCTGCCCGACGACGACTACCCGATGGTGCTGAACACCGGCCGGTTGCAGCACCAGTGGCACACCATGACCAAGACCGGCCGGGTCGACAAACTCAACAAGCTCAACGCCGCACCTTTTGTGGAGGTGCACCCGGATGACGCTGCCGCGCAGGGCATCACCAAGGGGCAGCAGGTGCAGCTGACCTCGCGGCGTGGGCGGGCCGTGCTGCCCGTGCAGATCACCGACCGGGTGCAGCCGGGCAATGTATGGGTGCCGTTCCACTGGAACGACGAACACGGCGAATACCTGACGGTCAACGCCCTGACCAATGACGCCGTCGACGCCGATTCGCTGCAGCCCGAGCTCAAGGTGTGCGCGGTACGGCTGCGTCCCATTCCGGTGGAGCGCCCCGACCCGTTCGGGCTGGCGTCGATGACACCGGAGTTCACCGAGGACGAGAAGTACTACCTGTCCGGCTTTCTCGCCGGACTGGACGCCGGCACACCCGGTGTGCCGGTGCTCCCGGCATCGGCCCCGGTGCGCGCCCAGGTCCGGCTGTGGGTGGACGGCCTGCTGGCCGGGACCTATTCACGCGCGGAACCCGAACGTCTCACCGGGACCGGGCCGATGGTCTTGTGGGCCTCCCAGACCGGCAACGCCGAGGAGTTCGCCGCCCAACTGGCCGCCCGGTTGTCCGGGGCCCGGCTGATCACGATGAACGATGCCGTCCTGGAAGATCTCCCAGCGGCAGGTGACGTGGTGTTCGTCACCAGTACCTTCGGTGACGGTGGGCCGCCCGACAACGGTGCCGAGTTCTGGGACCGGTTGGTGTCCGCGGACGCGCCCACCCTCGACGGTGTGCGGTACTCGGTGCTGGGCATCGGCGACCAGTCCTACGACAATTTCTGTGGGCATGCCAAGGCCTTGGATGCCCGGCTCGCGGAGCTGGGAGCCGTCCGGTCCGTCGACCGCGCCGACTGCGAAATCTACGACGAGGCGCCGATGGCGGCCTGGGCCGACGAGGTGATCGCCGGACTGGATGCCGCGCCCGCACCGATCGCCCCGGCGACACCCACATCCCCGGTAGCCCTCACCCGCAACGCGCCGGTGCACGCACCGCTGTGCCGCAACACCCGGCTCACCCCGCTGTCGGCGGCGAAGGAGGTGCGCCAGTTCGGGTTCGACATCTCCGAGCATGTCGCTGAGCACGGTGCCGGCTACGCCGTCGGCGATTCCCTCGGAGTGTTCGTCACCAACTCCGAGGAGTCGGTCTCGGTGTGGCTGGCCGCCACCGGGTTGTCCGGCAACGAGATCATCGAGGTCGACGGCGCCGACACCGACCTGCGCAGCGCGCTCACCTTCTCCTATGACATCTGCCGGGTGACCCCGAATCTGCTGGGCTTCGTCGCCGAACGCAGCCGGGACGCCAAAAAGCTGCGCAAGTCCGGTGACAAGACCGCGTGGCTGGCCGGGCGCAACGGCCTCGATATCGTCGAGGAATTCGCGCTGCGCGCCGATGCGCTGGAATGGCAGGACGCGCTGGTGCGCCTGACGCCGCGGCAGTACTCGATCTCCTCGAGTCCGTTGGTCAGCCCCCACGAGGTGCAGCTGACGGTGTCGGTGGTGCGCTACCGCAGCGCCCGCGGAGAAAACCGCGGCGGTGTGGCATCGACGTATCTGGCCGACCGAGCGTCCTCGGTGCCGGTGTTCGTGCAGCGCTCGCCGAACTTCCGGCCTCCCGCCGAATCGGCCACCCCGATGATCATGGTCGGCCCGGGCACCGGGATCGCCCCGTTCCGCGGCTTCCTGCAGGAGCGCCGCGCGCTGGGCCACACCGGGCGCAACTGGCTGTTCTTCGGCGACCAACACCGCGCCGAGAACTTCTATTATCGCGACGAGCTGGAACACATGGTGGCCGACGGCCTGCTGAACCATCTCGATCTGGCGTTCTCCCGCGATCAGGCCAGCCGGATCTACGTGCAGCACAAGATGCTCGACGCCGGGGCCGAATTGTGGCGCTGGATGGAGGATGGCGCGCACTTCTATGTGTGCGGTGACGCCACCAGGATGGCCCGTGATGTCGATGATGCCTTGACGAAGATCATCCGCACGTACGGCTCGATGTCGGCCGAGGCCGCCCACGACTACAAGAAGGAACTCGTCGCCACCAAGCGCTATGTCCGCGACGTGTATTGATCTCCGCGAATAAAAGTCGCTCCTACCGCGTTACACAGGCGTAATTGATGGGCAGATGTGGTTCAGGGAGACGACAGAAATGGCTTGGCATAGTGGTGACGTTGTGACCGCCCGCCGCGAGATCGACGAGATGGACGTTCAGACCGTTCCCGAGGGTGCCGCCGGCACGGTCGAGGAGACGACGCTGTTCGGGCAGCCCAAGGTGGTCTGCTTCGACGTTCCTACCGTGTGGGGACCCAAGCGCGCGTGCGTGCACGTGCGCCGTGGAGACGTCGCGCTCGCAGGCTAGACCGCGTCGACATCCCGTACCGCACCCTTGTCGGCGGACAGCGCGAGCGCAGCGTACGCGCGCAGTGCGGCGGACACCGTGCGCTCGCGGTTCTTCGGGCGGTAGCCGCCCGAGGCCTCCAAGGCGCTACGCCGGCGCTGAAGTTCCTCGTCGGGCACCTCGATCTGGACACTGCGGTGCGGGATGTCGATGGTGATGAGGTCACCGTCGGCCACCAGCGCAATGGTGCCGCCGGCGGCCGCCTCGGGGGACACGTGGCCGATCGACAGGCCCGACGTCCCGCCGGAGAACCGGCCGTCGGTGATGAGCGCACACTGCGCGCCGAGCCCGCGCCCCTTCAAATAGGCTGTCGGATAGAGCATCTCCTGCATACCGGGCCCGCCCTTGGGGCCCTCGTACCGGATGACGATGACATCGCCTGGCTGCACCCGCTTGTTGAGGATGGCGTCGACCGCGTCCTCCTGGGATTCCAGCACCACGGCCGGGCCGGAGAACTTCCAGATGCTCTCGTCGACACCCGCGGTCTTGACGATGCAGCCGTCCACCGACAGGTTGCCGCGCAGTACCGCCAGCCCGCCGTCGGCCGAGTAGGCGTTCTGCAGGTCGCGGATGCAACCGTTCTCGGCGTCTGTGTCCAGGCTCGCCCAGCGCTCGGACTGCGAGAACGCTGTCGCCGAGCGCACACATCCCGGCGCGGCGTGGAACAGCTCGACGGCCTCCGCTGATGGTGATCCGCCGCGGATGTCCCAGTCGCGCAACCACTGCGCCATCGAACCCGCGTGCACGGTGTGCACGGTCTCGTGCAGGTGCCCGCCGCGCCACAACTCGCCGAGGATCGCCGGGATACCGCCGGCGCGGTGCACGTCCTCCATCAGATAGTGGCCGTTGGGGGCGACCTTGCACAGGCACGGGATCATCTGGCTGCGCTTCTCGATGTCGGAGAGGGTGTAGTCCAGTTCCGCCTCGCGCGCGGCGGCGAGCAGGTGCAGCACCGTGTTGGTGGACCCGCCCATGGCGATGTCCAGCGCCATGGCGTTGTCGAACGCGTCGCGGGTGGCGATGGCGCGCGGCAGCACGCTCGCGTCATCGCGCTCGTAGTAGGCCCGGACGATGTCCATCACGGTGCTGCCGGCCTTCTCGTAGAGGGCGCGACGCGCGGTGTGAGTGGCCAGCACCGATCCGTTGCCGGGCAGTGCCAGGCCGAGCGCCTCGGTCAGGCAGTTCATCGAGTTGGCGGTGAACATGCCCGAGCACGAGCCACAGGTCGGGCAGGCGGCTTCCTCGATGCGGGCGATGTCGTCATCGGAGACATCGGTGTTGACGGCATCGGCGATGGCGGACACCAGG
It includes:
- a CDS encoding bifunctional nitrate reductase/sulfite reductase flavoprotein subunit alpha — its product is MTPTAGETTRTACSYCGVGCGIEVTTAPDAVTGLPVIARVSGDRLHPTNFGRLCTKGATHAEMMAATDGRLTTALVRGARGGEAMPVPVDAAVAEAGRRLRAIVDEHGPDAVALYVSGQMSIEAQYLATKLAKGYLRTVHIESNSRLCMASAGTGYKQSLGADGPPGSYTDFDSADLFFVIGANMADCHPILFLRMADRIKSGAKLIVVDPRRTATADKADLYLAIKPGTDLALLNGLLHLLVQNGDIDHDFIAEHTEGWDAMPAFLADYPPERVAEITGIPEADIRTAAAMIAESGEWMTCWTMGLNQSTHGTWNTNAICNLHLATGAICRPGSGPMSLTGQPNAMGGREMGYMGPGLPGQRAVLSAEDRQFCEQQWGLDPGTIRSDVGPGTIAMFEQAAAGEIKACWIICTNPVATVPNRATVITGLETAELVITQDAYVDTATNRYADIMLPAALWAETDAVMVNSERNLTLLQQSVPPVGDARADWELICGVAEYLGFGEDFAYKSGSEIFDEIRRFANPRTGYDLRGASYERLRDTPLQWPCPPEGEATTTDGRNPIRYLNDGVSQTLHVEENGHRPRLAFATPTRRAQFFARPHMDARELPDDDYPMVLNTGRLQHQWHTMTKTGRVDKLNKLNAAPFVEVHPDDAAAQGITKGQQVQLTSRRGRAVLPVQITDRVQPGNVWVPFHWNDEHGEYLTVNALTNDAVDADSLQPELKVCAVRLRPIPVERPDPFGLASMTPEFTEDEKYYLSGFLAGLDAGTPGVPVLPASAPVRAQVRLWVDGLLAGTYSRAEPERLTGTGPMVLWASQTGNAEEFAAQLAARLSGARLITMNDAVLEDLPAAGDVVFVTSTFGDGGPPDNGAEFWDRLVSADAPTLDGVRYSVLGIGDQSYDNFCGHAKALDARLAELGAVRSVDRADCEIYDEAPMAAWADEVIAGLDAAPAPIAPATPTSPVALTRNAPVHAPLCRNTRLTPLSAAKEVRQFGFDISEHVAEHGAGYAVGDSLGVFVTNSEESVSVWLAATGLSGNEIIEVDGADTDLRSALTFSYDICRVTPNLLGFVAERSRDAKKLRKSGDKTAWLAGRNGLDIVEEFALRADALEWQDALVRLTPRQYSISSSPLVSPHEVQLTVSVVRYRSARGENRGGVASTYLADRASSVPVFVQRSPNFRPPAESATPMIMVGPGTGIAPFRGFLQERRALGHTGRNWLFFGDQHRAENFYYRDELEHMVADGLLNHLDLAFSRDQASRIYVQHKMLDAGAELWRWMEDGAHFYVCGDATRMARDVDDALTKIIRTYGSMSAEAAHDYKKELVATKRYVRDVY
- the ilvD gene encoding dihydroxy-acid dehydratase → MPELRSRTVTHGRNMAGARSLLRAAGVAGSDIGKPIVAVANSFTEFVPGHTHLQPVGRIVSEAISAAGGVPREFNTIAVDDGIAMGHGGMLYSLPSRELIADSVEYMVNAHCADALVCISNCDKITPGMLMAALRLNIPTVFVSGGPMEGGTAVLVDGTVKTRLNLVSAIADAVNTDVSDDDIARIEEAACPTCGSCSGMFTANSMNCLTEALGLALPGNGSVLATHTARRALYEKAGSTVMDIVRAYYERDDASVLPRAIATRDAFDNAMALDIAMGGSTNTVLHLLAAAREAELDYTLSDIEKRSQMIPCLCKVAPNGHYLMEDVHRAGGIPAILGELWRGGHLHETVHTVHAGSMAQWLRDWDIRGGSPSAEAVELFHAAPGCVRSATAFSQSERWASLDTDAENGCIRDLQNAYSADGGLAVLRGNLSVDGCIVKTAGVDESIWKFSGPAVVLESQEDAVDAILNKRVQPGDVIVIRYEGPKGGPGMQEMLYPTAYLKGRGLGAQCALITDGRFSGGTSGLSIGHVSPEAAAGGTIALVADGDLITIDIPHRSVQIEVPDEELQRRRSALEASGGYRPKNRERTVSAALRAYAALALSADKGAVRDVDAV